Genomic window (Rathayibacter sp. VKM Ac-2760):
GAAGCGGGTGACCGCGTTCGGATTGTCGCCGATCCGCTCGGCGAGCACGTCGACGCCGTGGTGGGCGACGATGCCCGGCGGGGCGATCGCGGCCTGCGCGGGCGAGCCGGCCAGCAGATCGATCGTGGCCTGGACGTTGCTCGACGCGGGGAGGTGCTCGTGGCTCGGGATCTCGCGGTCGAGCCACTGCCGGCACTGGCCGTAGGCGACCGGGTGCGCGGCGACGATCCGCACGTCCTCGAGGCGGGTGCCCGGGCGGCCGACCAGGATGAACGAGACCGGCACGAGGTACTCCCCCACGATGCGCACCCCGGGGATCTTCGCCAGCGCGTCCTGCGCGGCCGTCACTCCGCCCTCGACCGAGTTCTCGATCGCGATCACGGCGCCGTCGCTGCGGCCGGTGACGAGGTCGTCGAGCGCCTCGCCGACATTGGCGACGCTGCGCCACATGTGCCCGCGCGCCTCGGGCACCTGCGCGAGCGCCGCCTCCGTGAACGTGCCGGAGGGCCCGAGATAACTGTAGGTGCGGGGGGCGGAGGCGGTGTCGGGGACACCGTCGGAGGCGCGGTCGGGCATGGCGGACAGCCTAGCCAGCGCCTGTCCAGCCGGTATCGCGGCCCCGGCGCGACTGCCACTATGGACCCCATGACCGATCGCGCAGGGAAGCCGGCAGAGGCCTCCGATCTCATCGACGTCGAGGCCCTCGTGAGGGCGTACTACGAGAAGAAGCCGGACGTGTCCGACCCCTTGCAGAAGGTGGTCTTCGGCACCTCCGGGCATCGCGGCTCCTCGTTCGACACCGCCTTCAACGAGGACCACATCGCGGCGGTGACGCAGGCCATCGTCGAGTACCGGACGAACGAGGGCATCACCGGCCCGCTCTTCATCGGCGCCGACACCCACGGCCTCTCGCGCCCGGCGCTGACGACCGCCCTCGAGGTGCTGGTCGCCAACGAGGTGCGCGTGCTCGTCGACGAGTTCGACGACTACGTGCCGACGCCGGCGCTCAGCCACGCGATCCTCCGCTGGAACAACGACCCGGCGCACACCGACCGGGCCGACGGGATCGTGGTCACCCCCTCGCACAACCCGCCCCGCGACGGCGGCTTCAAGTACAACCCGCCGCACGGCGGCCCGGCCGACTCCGACGCCACCTCCTGGATCGCGAACCGCGCCAACGAGCTGATCGCCGACGGCAACCGCGACGTCAAGTCGGCCGAGCCGAGCGCCGTCGAGACCTACGACTACCGCACCCACTACGTCGCGGACCTGAAGAACATCATCGACATCGACGCGATCAAGAAGGCCGGCGTGAAGATCGGCGCCGACCCGCTCGGCGGCGCCTCGGTGCACTACTGGCAGCTGATCGCCGAGATGTACGAGCTCGACCTGACGGTCGTCAACGGCGAGGTCGACCCGGCCTGGGGCTTCATGACCCTCGACTGGGACGAGAAGATCCGGATGGACCCGTCCTCGCCGAGCGCGATGGCCTCGGTCGTCGCCCGCGCCGGCGACTACGACATCCTCACCGGCAACGACGCCGACGCGGACCGCCACGGCATCGTCACGCCCGACGGCGGCCTGATGAACCCGAACCACTACCTCGCCGTCGCGATCGACTACCTCTACCGTCACCGCTCCGGCTGGCGCGAGGACGCGGCGATCGGCAAGACGCTCGTGTCGTCGTCGATCATCGACCGGGTCGCCGAGTCGCTCGGCCGCCGCCTCTGGGAGGTGCCGGTCGGCTTCAAGTGGTTCGTGCCCGGCCTCGTCGACGGCTCGGTCGGCTTCGGCGGCGAGGAGTCGGCCGGCGCGTCGTTCCTGCGCTTCGACGGCACCGTCTGGACGACCGACAAGGACGGCATCCTGCTGGCGCTGCTCGCCTCCGAGATCGTCGCCGTCACGGGCAAGAGCCCGTCGGCGCTGTACCGCGAGCTGACGGAGAAGTTCGGCGACCCCGTCTACGAGCGCGTCGATGCGGTCGCCACGAAGGCGCAGAAGGCGGCGCTCGGCAAGCTCGACGGCGACGCGATCCCGGCGACCACGCTGGCCGGCGAGGAGATCGTCGCGAAGCTGTCGAAGGCGCCGGGCAACGGCGCGGGCGTCGGCGGCGTCAAGGTCGTCACCGAGAACGCCTGGTTCGCCGCACGCCCCTCGGGCACCGAGGACGTCTACAAGATCTACGCCGAGTCCTTCCGCGGCCTCGACCACCTGCACGAGGTGCAGGCCGAGGCCCGCACCATCGTCGACGGCGCGCTGGGCTCCTAGCCCGCGTGACCACTCACTGCCGCCCGCCGGCCCGACTCGCCCGAGAAGGCTCGTTCTCCGCCCGGGGAACGAGCCTTCTCGGGCGAGTCAGCGCGGCAGCGCTGATCGGACCTGAGCCACGACGGCGGACAGGTCGGCGAGGTCGTCGCCGGTGAGCTCGATCACGTTCCAGCCGGCGGCGCGCAGGCGGCGGGCCCGCGCGATGTCCTTCCGCCAGCGGCCGGGCTCGGAGCGGTGGTGGTCGCCGTGGTACTCGACGATGACGCGGGCCCAGGCGAGGCAGAGGTCGACCCGGCCGAGGAAGACGCCGGTCTCGTCGTAGATCTCGACGTTCGCCTCGATCCCGGTGATCCCGGCCAGCACGAGGGCGACCCGCACGCGCGACTCCGGCCGAGACTCCGCCCGCGCGTCGAGCAGACCGAGGGCCGGCCGGAGGCGCGCGATGCCGCGCCGCCCCGGATATCGGGCGACGGTCGCCTCGAGCAGCGACAGGCTGACGAGTCGGCGGTGCAACAGGTCGTCTCCGACCGCGACCAGGTCGGGCAGGTCGAGAACCGCCCCGAGGTCGCACCAGGTGCGGGCCGGAGAGGTGAGCGCGCCGCGGCGTCCCACGACGAGGTCGGCGGAGCGGTCGATGCGGAGGCTGCGCCCCGCCAGTCCATCGGCATGCGGCGCGCGAGCCGGCGCCGCGACGGCGACGTCGAGGACGAGGCGCTGCTCCCAGCGGCGATCGAGCGGAGCGCCCCACAGCAGCGCGGCCGTCGGGCCGCAGAGGAAGACGTGGTCGCCGAGCCGGTGAAGCACCGCCGCGCACCGGTCGCCGAGGGTGACCACCGGAGTCGTCGAGCGGACGCCGAAGATCGGAGCCGACACGCCCGCCGACCGCATCCGAGCGCGCGACCAGCCCGCCGCTCTCCCCTCCGACACGCGGAAGACGCCCTCGGGCTCGTCGCTGATCACCGCGCCATGCTGGCGCTTCTGCGCGCCGCTCGCGCAGAGCTCTCCACAGGCAGCGCCCACTCGCCCGAGAAGGCTCGTTCTCGACGTGGAGAACGAGCCTTCTCGGGCGAGTCAGCAGCTGACGGCTACCAGCGGGGGTGGACCGTGGGGCGGAAGTGCGTGTCGTAGAGGGCGGTGACGGCCTCCATGACGGCGGGGCCGAGGGGGGCCGCGTCGGCGGCGGTGGCGTTCGCGCGGGCCTGCTCGACGGAGCGGGCGCCGGGGATGACGGCCGTCACTCCGTCCTGCTGGATGATCCAGGCGAGGGCGGCGGTGGCGGGCGCCAGGCCGTGGTCGGCGGCGAGCCGGGAGAACTCCTGCGCGGCCTCGACGCCGGTGGCGAAGTCGACGCCGGAGAAGGTCTCGCCGACGTCGAAGGCCGAGCCGTCGCGGTTGTAGTTCCGGTGGTCGTCCGGCGCGAAGACGGTCTCGGTCGTGTAGCGGCCGCTGAGCAGGCCCGAGGCGAGCGGGACGCGCGCCAGGATGCCGACGCCGGCCTCGCGAGCGGCGGGCAGCACCTCGTCCAGCGGCTTCAGCCGGAACGCGTTGAGGATGATCTGCACGCTCGCGACGTTCGGCCGCGCGATCGCGGTGAGCGCCTCCTCCGTGCGCTCGACCGAGACGCCGTAGTGCGCGATCGCGCCCTCGTCGACGAGCGTGTCGAGCGCGTCGAAGACGGCGTCGTCGGAGTAGACGGAGGTCGGCGGGCAGTGCAGCTGCACCAGGTCGAGCGTGTCGACGCCGAGGTTCGCGCGCGAGCGGTCGGTCCAGGCGCGGAAGTTCTCGAGCACGTAGTTCGCGGGGATCTGCTCGACCCGGCGGCCCATCTTGGTGGCGACGAACACCTCCGCGTCCGGGTTCGCGGCGCGCCAGGCGCCGATCGTGCGCTCGCTGCGGCCGTCGCCGTAGACGTCCGCGGTGTCGAAGAGGGTGACGCCCGCGTCGGCCGCCGCGTCGAGGATCGCGAGGGCGTCGCTCTCGGCGACGTCACCCCAGTCGGCACCGAGCTGCCAGGTTCCGAGGCCGACGACGGAGACGGGCGCACCGGTGCGGCCGAAGATTCGAGTTTCCATCCCACCACCGTAGGTGCGGCCGGAGGATGCCAGGAGCCCCTTGCGCGTGCCCTACCGTCGGAGCATGAGCCTCGTCGTCCTCGGTAGTGCCAATCTCGATCACGTCCACCGGGTCACCCGCATTCCCGCCCCCGGCGAGACGGTCCTCGCCCTCGACTCCCGCACCTTCCCCGGCGGCAAGGGACTCAACCAGGCGGTCGCCGCCGCCCGCACGGCCGCCGGCAGCGTCTTCGTCACGAGCCTCGGCCGCGACGCCGCGGGCGACGAGCTGGCAGCGCTGCTCGCCGAGGAGCCGCTCGAGCTGCACGCCCGCCGCGGCGAGGACCGCACCGGCACCGCGCAGATCACGGTCGACGAGGCGGGCGAGAACGCGATCGTGGTCGACTCCGGCGCGAACGCGGCCTTCACCGGCCTCACCGCCGAGGAGGAGCGCCTGGTCGCGGACGCCGACGCGCTGCTGCTCCAGCTCGAGATCCCCGTCGCGACGGTGCTGGCGGCGGCCCGCGCCGGCCGCGCGGCGGCGACCACCACGATCCTGAACGCGGCGCCGATCGGCCCGCTGCCGGCCGAGCTGCTCGCGGAGCTCGACGTGCTGATCGTCAACGAGCACGAGGCGCGCGAGCTCGGCGCCGAGCGCGGTCTCGCGGCCGCCGACGACACGGCGCTCGCGGTCGCCCTCACCGCGCTCGTCCCGCTCGTGCTGGTCACGCTCGGCTCCGACGGCGTCGTCGTCGCGGTGCGCGACCGCGAGCCGGTGCGTGCGCCGGCCTTCCGCGTCGAGGTCGTCGACACGACCGGCGCCGGCGACACCTTCTGCGGCGTCTTCGCGGCGCGACTCGCGAGCGGCGGCGAGAGGCTCGACGACCCGGCCGCGCTCGTCGAGCTCGTCCGCTGGGCGACCGCGGCCGCGGCGATCTCGGTCACCCGGCCCGGCGCGGCGGTCTCGACGCCGACGGCGGCCGAGACGGAGTCGTTCCTCGCCGATCACGGCGCCTAGGGGGCCGCGGCCCTCCCGGCCGGGTCAGTCGACCGAGGCGATCCGGATCGCGACGCTCGCGCGACGCCCGGGGTGCTCGCGCCGGCACCACTCGCGCACAGCGGAGCCGACCGCGCGGGCGACGTCGGGCGCCGAGGAGTCGGCGGCGACGCAGACGTCCGCGGACACCGACACCTCGTCGCCGAGGACGCGCACGAGCACCGGCTCGGCGAAGGTCCCGCCGGAGACCGCGCCGAGCGGTCCGTCCGCGGCGTCGACCGAGGACGGCGTGAGCGCACCGGCGGCGTGGGCGAGCACGTCGCGCACCTGGCCGCGCGCCGGGACGAGCATCGCCACTCCGGCCAGGGCGCGGATCTCGGCGGTGAGCACGGCGGCCGCGCTCGGCGCCGGCTCGCCGGGAGCGCCCGCGGGCACCAGCACGACCGGGGCGACGGGGAGCTGCTCGGACTCGGTCACGACTCCTCCTCCCCCGGGACGTAGACGTCCTCGACGCGGACGTCGATCGTCGAGACGCGCAGCTCGGTCTGGGTGAGCAGGCGGGAGTGGATCCGCTCGCGCACCTGCTGCGCCGCGTCCGCGATCGGGACGCCCCAGAACACCGAGATCGTCACCTCGACCGCGATGTCGGCACCGGGATCGGCGACGTCGCCCTGCAGCCGGCAGCGGCCGACGAGGACTCCGGAGACGCTGTCCCCGGCCTCGCGGACGATGCCGCGGACGGCGCCCTCGGTGATCGTCAGCTCGACGTCGGGGTCGGTGCTCGCGAGCGGGATGTCGCGGCCGGCGCGCGCCTCGCGCCGCACCTGGGTGAGGATCGAGCCGAACCAGTTCTCGGTGGGGGCCGGGAGGTGCGCCGCGTCGTCGTCGATCAGCGCGCCGGACAGCGCGCGGACGCGCTCGAGGGCGCGCAGCGTGCGCCGGTGCTCCGGCGACTCCTCGATGGCGGGGTCGTAGGGCAGGCGGCCGCGGTCGAGGTAGTCGCCGAGCTCGTCGATCCCGATCGTGTCGGCGGAGTCGGGGTCGGTGTCGGCGGCGGGATCGGCCGGTGGCACGCTCAGCGGCAGCACGGCGTCCTCGCCGTCGCCGCGCGGGCCGGACGTCTCGTCCGGGGTCATCGTGCCGGCTCCGTCATCGCGCCGACTCCTTCATCGCAGGCCCTCATCGCCAGTCCTCCATCGCCACGACCAGCGACTCCCGCGCCCGCGCGAGCTTGCCGCGCACGGCGGTGACGGTGATGCCGAGGTGCTCGGCGATCTCACCATACGACTCGCCGCCGACCTCGCGGAGCAGCCAGCACTGCCGCTGGGTCTCGGGCAGCTCGGCCAGCGCCTTCGCGAGGGCGCGCATCGCGTCGCTCTGCTCGACCGACTCGAACGGGCCGGGCTCGCGCGCCGGCGGGTGCTCGACGGCGTCGACGTCGTCGACGGGCTTGCGCTGGCGGAGC
Coding sequences:
- the pheA gene encoding prephenate dehydratase codes for the protein MPDRASDGVPDTASAPRTYSYLGPSGTFTEAALAQVPEARGHMWRSVANVGEALDDLVTGRSDGAVIAIENSVEGGVTAAQDALAKIPGVRIVGEYLVPVSFILVGRPGTRLEDVRIVAAHPVAYGQCRQWLDREIPSHEHLPASSNVQATIDLLAGSPAQAAIAPPGIVAHHGVDVLAERIGDNPNAVTRFVHVSRSRVLPEPTGADKTSLIVELPSDAPGALLDMLEQFATRGVNLSMIQSRPIGDALGRYRFVIDLDGHAHDERVADALLGLRRFSPRVIFLGSYPRADRRPVSYVRRYDDEVFIEARDWLRGILGSEPEVDDD
- the pgm gene encoding phosphoglucomutase (alpha-D-glucose-1,6-bisphosphate-dependent); amino-acid sequence: MTDRAGKPAEASDLIDVEALVRAYYEKKPDVSDPLQKVVFGTSGHRGSSFDTAFNEDHIAAVTQAIVEYRTNEGITGPLFIGADTHGLSRPALTTALEVLVANEVRVLVDEFDDYVPTPALSHAILRWNNDPAHTDRADGIVVTPSHNPPRDGGFKYNPPHGGPADSDATSWIANRANELIADGNRDVKSAEPSAVETYDYRTHYVADLKNIIDIDAIKKAGVKIGADPLGGASVHYWQLIAEMYELDLTVVNGEVDPAWGFMTLDWDEKIRMDPSSPSAMASVVARAGDYDILTGNDADADRHGIVTPDGGLMNPNHYLAVAIDYLYRHRSGWREDAAIGKTLVSSSIIDRVAESLGRRLWEVPVGFKWFVPGLVDGSVGFGGEESAGASFLRFDGTVWTTDKDGILLALLASEIVAVTGKSPSALYRELTEKFGDPVYERVDAVATKAQKAALGKLDGDAIPATTLAGEEIVAKLSKAPGNGAGVGGVKVVTENAWFAARPSGTEDVYKIYAESFRGLDHLHEVQAEARTIVDGALGS
- a CDS encoding DUF559 domain-containing protein: MISDEPEGVFRVSEGRAAGWSRARMRSAGVSAPIFGVRSTTPVVTLGDRCAAVLHRLGDHVFLCGPTAALLWGAPLDRRWEQRLVLDVAVAAPARAPHADGLAGRSLRIDRSADLVVGRRGALTSPARTWCDLGAVLDLPDLVAVGDDLLHRRLVSLSLLEATVARYPGRRGIARLRPALGLLDARAESRPESRVRVALVLAGITGIEANVEIYDETGVFLGRVDLCLAWARVIVEYHGDHHRSEPGRWRKDIARARRLRAAGWNVIELTGDDLADLSAVVAQVRSALPR
- a CDS encoding aldo/keto reductase; the protein is METRIFGRTGAPVSVVGLGTWQLGADWGDVAESDALAILDAAADAGVTLFDTADVYGDGRSERTIGAWRAANPDAEVFVATKMGRRVEQIPANYVLENFRAWTDRSRANLGVDTLDLVQLHCPPTSVYSDDAVFDALDTLVDEGAIAHYGVSVERTEEALTAIARPNVASVQIILNAFRLKPLDEVLPAAREAGVGILARVPLASGLLSGRYTTETVFAPDDHRNYNRDGSAFDVGETFSGVDFATGVEAAQEFSRLAADHGLAPATAALAWIIQQDGVTAVIPGARSVEQARANATAADAAPLGPAVMEAVTALYDTHFRPTVHPRW
- a CDS encoding ribokinase, which produces MSLVVLGSANLDHVHRVTRIPAPGETVLALDSRTFPGGKGLNQAVAAARTAAGSVFVTSLGRDAAGDELAALLAEEPLELHARRGEDRTGTAQITVDEAGENAIVVDSGANAAFTGLTAEEERLVADADALLLQLEIPVATVLAAARAGRAAATTTILNAAPIGPLPAELLAELDVLIVNEHEARELGAERGLAAADDTALAVALTALVPLVLVTLGSDGVVVAVRDREPVRAPAFRVEVVDTTGAGDTFCGVFAARLASGGERLDDPAALVELVRWATAAAAISVTRPGAAVSTPTAAETESFLADHGA
- a CDS encoding Asp23/Gls24 family envelope stress response protein, yielding MTPDETSGPRGDGEDAVLPLSVPPADPAADTDPDSADTIGIDELGDYLDRGRLPYDPAIEESPEHRRTLRALERVRALSGALIDDDAAHLPAPTENWFGSILTQVRREARAGRDIPLASTDPDVELTITEGAVRGIVREAGDSVSGVLVGRCRLQGDVADPGADIAVEVTISVFWGVPIADAAQQVRERIHSRLLTQTELRVSTIDVRVEDVYVPGEEES
- a CDS encoding sigma-70 family RNA polymerase sigma factor — its product is MPGLETASDALLAERSAEGDVRAFEVLVKRHQSILRAYAWRLTGSQADASDAVQNALITVWAQLPQLKEPASVRSWMMRIVSRSSVDLLRQRKPVDDVDAVEHPPAREPGPFESVEQSDAMRALAKALAELPETQRQCWLLREVGGESYGEIAEHLGITVTAVRGKLARARESLVVAMEDWR